One segment of Bacteroides caecimuris DNA contains the following:
- a CDS encoding IPT/TIG domain-containing protein: MKMRVKNHGWFFLWGLLTLVSFCFIGCKDDDGREKGSPFDPGKPVIISDFVPKEGGWGTRLLLYGNNFGDDPTKVKVTIGGKEAKVITVTNDNIYCFVPRGADAGNIEVTLLDGRGAELAYGEIGEKFVYKKKMLVSTLVGETDPEILDDNKNFDVIDGPWGACGGLEKMEWLVFDPNNKDHLYVCGGAKTHRVVDFAKQTLGSIKFTGEASGTTSILSFTNDGQLMVVRDIGQDGKNGIFFYSPESNFQTQVKAIHARGCRAAIPHPINGEIYTSRYDKGWIGRYDPITGDYKMDEIQMPYGSIQCFIAIHPTGNYMYIMVRNKHVIYRADYDFEEKTFTTPYLVCGKYDTKGITDGVGGNVRLNEPQQGCFVKNEEYEGQKDEYDFYFVDKQNHCVRTLTPTGCVKIYAGRPNGDGTKGFNDGDLRKEARFNYPASIVWDEKRECLLVGDSNNHRIRKIAMED, from the coding sequence ATGAAAATGAGAGTAAAAAATCATGGTTGGTTTTTCCTATGGGGATTACTGACATTGGTTAGTTTTTGCTTCATTGGTTGCAAGGATGATGATGGAAGGGAAAAAGGATCCCCCTTTGATCCAGGCAAGCCAGTGATAATTTCTGATTTTGTTCCTAAAGAAGGAGGTTGGGGGACCCGCTTATTATTGTATGGGAATAATTTTGGCGATGATCCGACTAAAGTAAAAGTAACTATTGGAGGAAAAGAAGCGAAGGTGATTACTGTAACGAACGATAATATATATTGTTTTGTGCCACGTGGTGCTGATGCAGGTAATATCGAAGTTACTTTGCTTGACGGACGTGGAGCGGAACTGGCTTATGGAGAAATAGGTGAAAAATTTGTCTATAAGAAGAAGATGTTGGTATCGACTCTTGTAGGAGAAACAGACCCAGAGATATTAGACGATAACAAAAACTTCGATGTCATAGACGGACCATGGGGAGCTTGTGGAGGCTTGGAAAAAATGGAATGGTTAGTTTTTGATCCTAATAATAAGGATCATTTATATGTGTGTGGAGGTGCTAAGACACATCGGGTTGTTGATTTTGCTAAACAAACATTAGGCTCTATAAAATTCACAGGAGAAGCATCTGGTACTACTAGTATTTTGAGTTTTACAAATGATGGGCAATTAATGGTTGTCAGAGATATAGGGCAGGATGGTAAAAATGGAATTTTCTTTTATTCTCCGGAGTCGAATTTCCAGACACAAGTAAAAGCCATACATGCTCGTGGCTGTAGGGCGGCGATTCCTCATCCTATTAATGGAGAGATTTATACTTCGCGATATGATAAAGGATGGATTGGACGTTATGATCCTATAACAGGTGACTATAAGATGGATGAGATTCAAATGCCTTATGGATCAATACAATGTTTTATTGCTATTCATCCTACAGGTAACTATATGTATATTATGGTGAGAAATAAGCATGTAATTTATCGTGCGGATTATGATTTTGAGGAAAAGACATTTACAACACCTTATTTGGTTTGTGGAAAATATGATACAAAAGGGATAACGGACGGCGTTGGAGGAAATGTTCGTCTTAATGAACCTCAACAAGGGTGTTTTGTTAAAAATGAAGAGTATGAGGGCCAAAAAGACGAATATGATTTCTATTTCGTTGATAAACAAAATCATTGTGTTCGTACTCTGACTCCTACAGGGTGTGTGAAAATATATGCTGGAAGACCTAATGGTGATGGTACAAAAGGATTTAATGATGGAGATTTGCGTAAAGAAGCTCGATTTAATTATCCCGCAAGTATAGTATGGGATGAAAAGAGAGAATGCCTTTTGGTAGGAGACTCAAATAATCATCGTATCCGAAAAATTGCTATGGAAGACTAA
- a CDS encoding family 43 glycosylhydrolase — protein sequence MMNYKLIKESLAPGIRCFIYLLVGIILFESCGSDNSKNEFTGNEGNTTNQYLLLQQSGLSKITVTGNEKEYRFILTVKKIGGKIDFELGAKLETWNEEQLAIYNDRQKTSYKLLPTSLYSCTPGDIVFDQSTNQVDVEIKFDPSKIFSELKKTNAQYVIALKLKSDIIKVKESESDMLLSLFVDYPKVSLSPSNVYQVSVNKDDTNVKIMTSLSSQLNDESIGSWCDFDCKLILPNNAEELVAAYNQLNKTDYELLPQNSYQLGGEIHYNVGDSQMEGMISIRREKLTVKYYLLPLQLIGTGNNNVMYDDVVHYMVISRSYQNPIIDQSAADPTVILANDGYFYLYATGGNVPVYRSKDLVEWKYIGSAFTAQTRPSWEPMKGRAIWAPEIRYIKDKYVLYYSWAVWGKQDECHIGVATADSPEGPFVDHGCLINGKEIGVRNSIDQFYVEEDGKKYMFWGSFNGIYATELTDDGLAVKRNTDGTPVLLKKVCGAKFEATNIYKRGGYFYLFASIGSCCDGLNSTYRVVVGRSKNLLGPYVDDKGGDMLQNNFKLVVNKNNTWVGPGHNSILIKDDEGTEWMIYHSYKADAVADGRVVLLDRLRWDENGWPYIKGLEPSNSGLIPVFK from the coding sequence ATGATGAATTATAAATTGATAAAAGAAAGTTTAGCTCCAGGTATACGCTGTTTTATATACCTATTGGTAGGAATTATTTTATTTGAATCGTGTGGCTCGGACAACAGTAAAAATGAATTTACTGGAAATGAGGGCAATACTACTAATCAATATTTGCTATTACAGCAGAGTGGTCTGAGTAAAATCACGGTAACTGGTAATGAAAAAGAGTATCGCTTTATTCTCACGGTAAAAAAAATAGGGGGTAAAATAGATTTTGAACTTGGTGCAAAGTTAGAAACATGGAATGAAGAACAGCTGGCTATATATAATGATAGACAAAAGACCTCATATAAGCTTTTACCGACATCTTTATATTCTTGTACTCCGGGGGATATAGTTTTTGATCAAAGCACTAATCAAGTGGATGTGGAAATAAAATTTGATCCGTCTAAAATCTTTTCTGAGTTGAAGAAAACAAATGCTCAATATGTCATTGCTTTAAAATTAAAGAGTGATATAATAAAGGTGAAAGAAAGTGAGAGTGATATGCTATTAAGTCTCTTTGTTGATTATCCTAAAGTGAGTTTATCCCCTTCTAATGTATATCAGGTGAGTGTAAATAAAGACGATACAAATGTAAAGATTATGACTAGTCTTAGCAGCCAACTTAATGATGAAAGTATTGGTAGTTGGTGTGACTTTGATTGTAAACTCATCCTTCCGAATAACGCAGAAGAATTAGTCGCTGCTTATAACCAGTTGAATAAGACTGATTATGAATTATTGCCACAAAATAGCTATCAATTGGGTGGTGAAATACATTATAATGTAGGAGACTCTCAAATGGAAGGAATGATTTCTATCCGTCGGGAGAAGCTAACTGTCAAATATTATCTACTACCCTTGCAATTAATTGGTACAGGAAATAATAATGTAATGTATGATGATGTGGTACACTATATGGTTATTTCTCGGAGTTATCAGAATCCAATTATTGATCAGAGTGCGGCGGACCCGACTGTAATTCTAGCTAATGATGGCTATTTTTATCTCTATGCAACCGGTGGAAATGTACCGGTTTATCGTTCTAAAGATCTGGTAGAGTGGAAGTATATAGGTTCTGCTTTTACTGCTCAAACGCGTCCCAGTTGGGAGCCAATGAAGGGGCGTGCCATATGGGCTCCTGAGATTCGTTATATTAAAGATAAATATGTATTATACTATTCTTGGGCGGTATGGGGAAAGCAAGATGAATGCCATATTGGCGTAGCTACAGCTGATTCTCCAGAAGGACCGTTTGTGGATCATGGATGTCTCATAAATGGAAAGGAAATTGGAGTACGTAATTCTATAGACCAGTTCTATGTTGAAGAGGATGGTAAGAAGTATATGTTTTGGGGGAGTTTTAACGGCATTTATGCTACAGAGTTAACGGATGATGGTTTGGCAGTAAAGAGGAATACGGATGGTACCCCAGTATTATTGAAAAAAGTCTGTGGTGCTAAGTTTGAAGCAACAAATATTTATAAAAGAGGTGGATATTTTTATCTTTTTGCTTCTATTGGGAGTTGTTGCGATGGTCTCAATAGTACCTATCGGGTAGTTGTTGGACGTTCCAAAAATCTGCTGGGACCTTATGTGGATGACAAAGGAGGAGATATGCTTCAAAATAATTTTAAACTAGTGGTTAATAAGAATAATACTTGGGTAGGTCCAGGGCACAACAGTATTTTAATAAAGGATGATGAGGGCACTGAATGGATGATTTATCATAGTTACAAAGCTGACGCTGTAGCTGACGGACGAGTTGTTTTGCTTGATCGTTTACGCTGGGATGAAAATGGATGGCCATATATTAAAGGGCTAGAACCTTCTAATTCCGGTCTGATACCAGTCTTTAAATAG
- a CDS encoding sulfatase: MGNKYILSTLFGSLLTSQVSATVTNRPNILFVISDDQSYPHASAYGSSLIRTPGFDLVAQNGWLFNNAFVTSPGSSPSRASILTGLYPWQIEEAGTHASSFPVDYKCFPDLLEEAGYYIGYTGKGWGPGNWKISGRKRNPAGPEYNKMRIHPPYKGVSNINYSQNFKEFLHGREGNQPFYFWVGTNEPHRPYEKDSWEKADKRLTEAEVPPFLPDNPIIRKDLLDYGTEIEWYDSQLSQIIDILKEEGEFDNTLIIVMADNGMPFPLAKATCFEYGIHVPLAICWADGIKDGGVSDELVSSVDLFPTILDAAGIRYKGKKSGDSILPYLTKQRKTTGRNTIFAGRERHSSARYNNLGYPMRVLRTKEFLYIRNFCPERYPAGDPCYINKEGNLTPMYSAYFDIDQGPTWRFIIDEKDTPDIYPYFLKAVAKRSYEELYNISSDPGCLNNLVGDSKYMKELEHLRNKMNDTLKKTEDARYLNSSDQDQNVWETYPRLNGVIRTFPKPLF; this comes from the coding sequence ATGGGTAATAAATACATTTTATCTACTCTATTTGGTTCTTTGCTAACCTCACAGGTCAGTGCTACTGTAACTAACAGGCCGAACATTTTATTCGTTATTTCTGATGATCAGTCTTACCCGCATGCATCAGCGTATGGATCTTCTTTAATAAGAACGCCCGGATTTGATTTGGTTGCTCAAAATGGTTGGTTGTTTAATAACGCTTTTGTGACTTCTCCCGGGAGCAGTCCTTCCCGTGCCTCTATACTTACAGGACTTTATCCTTGGCAGATAGAAGAAGCGGGTACGCATGCTTCTTCTTTCCCTGTTGATTATAAGTGCTTTCCTGATTTATTGGAAGAGGCTGGTTATTATATTGGATATACCGGAAAAGGGTGGGGCCCTGGAAATTGGAAAATATCAGGGCGCAAGCGTAACCCGGCCGGTCCCGAATATAATAAAATGCGTATCCATCCTCCATATAAGGGGGTCTCTAACATTAATTATTCCCAAAATTTCAAAGAATTTCTTCATGGAAGAGAAGGAAACCAACCTTTTTATTTTTGGGTGGGTACAAATGAACCACATCGACCTTATGAAAAAGATAGTTGGGAGAAGGCTGATAAAAGACTGACTGAGGCAGAAGTGCCTCCATTTCTGCCTGATAATCCTATTATAAGAAAAGATTTATTGGATTATGGAACTGAAATAGAATGGTATGATAGTCAATTATCTCAAATTATCGATATATTGAAAGAAGAAGGTGAATTTGATAATACTTTAATTATAGTCATGGCCGACAATGGTATGCCTTTCCCTTTGGCTAAAGCTACCTGTTTCGAATATGGTATCCATGTTCCATTAGCGATATGTTGGGCAGATGGAATTAAAGATGGAGGAGTTAGTGATGAACTTGTTAGTAGTGTGGATTTATTCCCAACCATACTTGATGCTGCCGGTATACGATATAAAGGTAAAAAGTCAGGAGATAGTATACTTCCGTATCTGACAAAACAAAGGAAAACAACTGGACGAAATACAATTTTTGCAGGAAGAGAACGTCATAGTTCTGCTCGATATAATAATTTAGGATATCCTATGCGTGTATTGAGAACTAAAGAGTTCCTTTACATAAGGAATTTTTGTCCTGAAAGATATCCTGCCGGTGATCCTTGCTATATAAATAAGGAGGGGAATTTGACGCCGATGTATAGTGCTTATTTTGATATAGACCAAGGTCCGACCTGGAGGTTTATTATTGATGAAAAAGATACTCCCGACATATATCCCTATTTTCTGAAAGCAGTGGCAAAACGTTCATATGAAGAATTATATAATATTAGTTCAGATCCTGGTTGCCTTAATAATTTAGTCGGAGATAGTAAATACATGAAAGAATTGGAGCATCTTCGTAATAAGATGAATGATACACTCAAGAAGACTGAAGATGCACGCTATCTGAATAGTTCTGATCAAGATCAAAATGTTTGGGAAACCTATCCACGATTAAACGGAGTAATACGTACCTTCCCAAAGCCTTTGTTCTGA
- a CDS encoding MGH1-like glycoside hydrolase domain-containing protein, with protein sequence MKTKQSLLMFLTVIWTATSAFGQPTIPPACFTDSHDITSLQAWGPYSKRYAGISHIPDMKAGMRFDFSVMPGYYRNRQLIPHVLFESSYYPWDINPSMSRITYRYEMEWKDQVFTDVTYYILDEHRTLVSMNCVNNTAVNQNLVLNLMAYIDYEGEQPQFKIPEDSNIQWHNATDYSSNEPAHKSPQYNLVYDGWKRNEMRTSQSLSGFVLGKGFGKNKGDKVSYEINILPGKEKGKIGFRYNTPKGKTSTFQIKGITESRLELQGTGEYSIVSIPYTCKEPGKYTLELISEGTHSTDLDGFFIGSEEDIKQIKILPRKLSFIPEIKSGKTKQDFILKYPECDNYYGIAWNYQASQIREVLDDNLESFFRKKTHDHVSSRLIGNREWHYSNAFLRPIVLAPHSEQTIYALVCTGTSQQVNEQIQKFHSTPETLISFIQKDSNNSEDRILADGKKYEFGRRLLQSALLSNIVYPVHTQGQYIRHFTPGKNWNSLYTWDSGFIALGLIDVDITKAFECIRAYTTPVGSESAFIHHGTPLPIQMYAYYDLWNNTQSKEALQFLYPRLKQFFDFMTGKNPYSTTRMKGSGLLRTWDYFYNSGGWDDYPPQHALRDKASVTPVVSSAYYIRAAKILRLAAKELGLKKDVKEYEQTIKQLSNALHTHSWDEETGYFGYVMHDKDGKPKDIYRYKDGSNFNKGLDGVSPLIANISSKEQTSRMINHVFSPDEMWTEVGISTVDQSAPYYRTDGYWNGAVWFPHQWMVWKALLDLGEGEKAYQVATTALNTWEKECKESYYTFEHFIISSQRGAGWHQFSGLSSPILNWFAAYYRIGKVSTGFEVWISNSHFNDDYTQYQAEIAFDDSTVPHQRTILVCMNPEKDYQVTFNGKVVESRIYHQGLLEIKLPSTNKSGKLTVTPI encoded by the coding sequence ATGAAAACTAAGCAATCATTATTGATGTTCCTGACAGTTATTTGGACAGCAACATCTGCATTCGGACAACCAACGATTCCTCCAGCGTGCTTTACCGATAGTCACGACATTACCTCCCTGCAAGCTTGGGGACCTTATTCTAAACGATATGCCGGAATTTCACACATACCCGATATGAAAGCCGGAATGCGTTTCGATTTCTCTGTAATGCCAGGATACTATCGCAATCGTCAATTAATTCCTCATGTACTTTTCGAGTCATCTTATTACCCGTGGGACATCAACCCATCCATGAGCCGTATCACATACCGCTATGAAATGGAATGGAAAGACCAAGTATTTACCGATGTCACCTATTATATATTAGATGAACATCGGACACTGGTAAGTATGAATTGCGTCAATAATACCGCTGTCAACCAAAATCTCGTACTCAACTTGATGGCATATATCGATTATGAAGGAGAACAACCTCAGTTCAAAATCCCTGAAGATTCAAATATACAGTGGCATAACGCAACCGATTATAGTTCAAATGAACCTGCACACAAATCTCCACAGTATAATTTAGTATACGACGGATGGAAAAGGAACGAAATGCGAACTTCTCAATCACTCAGTGGTTTTGTTCTAGGAAAAGGATTTGGGAAAAATAAAGGGGATAAAGTGAGCTATGAGATAAATATCCTTCCGGGAAAAGAAAAAGGAAAGATAGGATTCAGGTACAATACTCCTAAAGGAAAAACAAGTACGTTTCAAATAAAAGGAATAACCGAAAGCCGCCTAGAGCTACAAGGCACCGGAGAATATAGCATAGTCTCAATCCCCTATACTTGCAAAGAACCTGGAAAATATACGCTAGAATTAATTTCAGAGGGTACTCACAGTACTGATTTAGATGGTTTCTTTATCGGTAGCGAAGAAGATATTAAGCAAATCAAGATACTGCCTAGGAAGCTTTCTTTTATTCCCGAGATTAAATCGGGAAAAACGAAACAAGATTTTATCTTAAAATATCCGGAATGTGATAACTATTATGGAATAGCATGGAATTACCAAGCATCTCAGATTCGGGAAGTTCTGGATGACAATCTGGAATCTTTCTTCCGCAAAAAGACTCACGACCATGTATCATCGAGACTAATAGGAAACAGAGAGTGGCATTATTCTAATGCTTTTCTACGTCCGATTGTCTTGGCACCTCACTCCGAACAGACAATATACGCTTTAGTCTGCACCGGAACATCCCAACAAGTCAATGAACAGATTCAGAAGTTTCATTCCACACCGGAAACTCTGATTTCATTCATACAAAAGGATTCGAATAACTCTGAAGACAGAATATTAGCAGATGGCAAGAAGTATGAATTCGGACGTCGCTTGCTGCAATCAGCATTATTATCCAATATTGTTTATCCCGTCCATACCCAAGGACAATATATCCGGCATTTTACACCTGGCAAAAATTGGAATAGCCTTTATACATGGGATTCCGGTTTCATAGCTCTGGGATTAATAGATGTGGATATTACTAAGGCTTTTGAGTGTATCAGAGCTTATACAACTCCTGTAGGCAGTGAATCTGCATTTATTCATCATGGCACTCCATTACCCATACAGATGTATGCCTACTACGATTTATGGAATAATACACAGTCAAAAGAAGCATTGCAATTTCTATACCCGCGACTGAAGCAGTTCTTTGATTTTATGACAGGTAAGAATCCCTACTCCACAACCCGAATGAAAGGTTCTGGTCTGCTACGAACATGGGATTACTTCTATAATTCAGGAGGATGGGATGATTATCCGCCTCAACATGCTTTACGTGACAAGGCTTCTGTTACTCCAGTAGTATCTTCGGCTTATTATATCAGAGCTGCTAAAATTTTACGTTTAGCAGCAAAAGAACTAGGTCTTAAAAAAGATGTAAAAGAGTATGAGCAAACCATCAAACAACTGTCAAATGCATTACACACCCATTCATGGGATGAGGAAACCGGTTATTTCGGATATGTAATGCATGACAAAGATGGCAAACCTAAAGACATCTATCGATATAAAGATGGTTCTAACTTTAATAAGGGACTGGACGGAGTAAGCCCACTTATTGCAAACATCTCCTCTAAAGAGCAAACAAGCAGGATGATAAACCATGTATTTTCTCCTGACGAAATGTGGACAGAAGTAGGAATCTCTACAGTAGACCAGTCTGCTCCTTATTATCGTACAGATGGTTATTGGAATGGAGCCGTTTGGTTTCCTCATCAATGGATGGTGTGGAAAGCCTTGCTGGACCTTGGAGAAGGAGAAAAAGCCTATCAAGTAGCAACTACCGCATTGAATACATGGGAGAAAGAATGCAAGGAGAGTTATTACACCTTCGAACATTTCATTATCTCCTCACAACGTGGAGCCGGATGGCATCAGTTCTCCGGTTTATCATCTCCCATACTCAACTGGTTTGCTGCATACTATCGGATAGGGAAAGTTTCAACCGGCTTCGAGGTGTGGATTTCCAACAGTCATTTCAATGATGATTATACACAGTATCAGGCAGAAATAGCTTTTGATGATTCAACAGTTCCTCATCAGCGAACAATTCTTGTTTGTATGAATCCGGAGAAAGATTACCAGGTTACTTTCAATGGGAAAGTAGTAGAAAGTAGAATATACCATCAAGGATTATTAGAAATCAAATTACCTAGTACAAACAAATCGGGAAAGCTTACAGTTACACCAATCTGA
- a CDS encoding FAD-dependent oxidoreductase → MTSRRDFLKKAGLLSAAFAVPAFNVNGDTPQSKIRLKNTKIAVDDRWDVIVIGGGPGGCTAAISAAREGAKTLLIEAMGQLGGMGTAGMVPAWCPFSDGEKIIYRGLAERVFEASKKGVPHESKQKLNWVNINPEYLMQVYDQMVADSGAQVLFFSRVAAVEMSANDTIDAIIVANKSGLVAFKAKVFIDATGDGDVAAWAGASFKKGGEDGVVQSSTLCFSFANVDTYHYNLIGPSLHTSNKNSPIYDVIKSGKYPLIGKHFNSNLIGPDVVQFNAGHIDNVDSTDPWATTRAMATGRQIAEQYLEALKEVRPKAFGSAFVVKTASLLGVRDSRRIEGDYTFTFQDWLERKTFEDEIGRNCYYIDVHKPGHKATRYKKGESHGIPYRCLTPKGLKNLLVAGRCISTDEEAFGSLRVMPPCLVTGEAAGMAAVHAIKQTKNDVHKIDTVLLRKRLKEEGQYFL, encoded by the coding sequence ATGACGTCTAGAAGAGATTTTCTTAAAAAAGCCGGGTTGCTTAGTGCTGCTTTTGCAGTTCCTGCCTTTAATGTGAATGGCGATACCCCACAGTCTAAAATACGTCTGAAAAATACTAAGATTGCGGTGGACGATCGATGGGATGTTATTGTAATCGGTGGTGGACCGGGCGGATGTACCGCGGCGATTTCTGCAGCTAGGGAAGGTGCTAAGACTTTATTGATTGAGGCAATGGGGCAACTCGGTGGTATGGGAACTGCTGGGATGGTTCCGGCATGGTGCCCGTTTTCGGATGGTGAGAAAATCATTTATAGGGGATTGGCGGAAAGGGTATTCGAGGCATCAAAAAAAGGAGTACCTCATGAGAGCAAACAGAAATTGAACTGGGTGAACATAAATCCCGAATATCTGATGCAGGTTTATGATCAAATGGTTGCTGATTCGGGAGCTCAGGTTCTTTTCTTTTCGAGGGTTGCAGCCGTTGAAATGTCAGCAAATGATACAATAGACGCTATCATTGTGGCAAATAAATCCGGGCTTGTCGCTTTTAAAGCGAAAGTCTTTATTGATGCAACGGGAGATGGTGATGTGGCTGCATGGGCAGGTGCTTCCTTTAAAAAAGGAGGAGAGGATGGAGTAGTGCAAAGTTCTACTTTATGTTTCTCGTTTGCCAATGTCGATACCTATCATTACAATCTCATAGGCCCTTCATTACATACGAGTAACAAGAATAGTCCTATTTATGATGTGATTAAGTCCGGAAAATATCCATTGATAGGTAAACATTTCAATAGTAACCTGATTGGTCCGGATGTGGTGCAGTTCAATGCAGGGCATATTGATAATGTTGATTCGACCGACCCGTGGGCTACTACGCGGGCAATGGCAACCGGTAGGCAGATAGCAGAGCAATATTTGGAAGCACTGAAAGAAGTGCGTCCCAAGGCTTTTGGCAGTGCTTTTGTAGTGAAGACCGCCTCTTTGCTGGGAGTCAGAGATAGCCGTCGGATCGAAGGGGATTATACGTTTACTTTCCAAGACTGGCTGGAACGCAAAACATTTGAAGATGAGATCGGACGTAACTGTTACTATATTGATGTCCATAAACCGGGACATAAAGCGACACGTTATAAAAAAGGAGAGTCGCATGGAATCCCTTATCGTTGCCTGACACCCAAAGGATTAAAGAATCTGTTGGTGGCTGGTCGTTGTATCTCTACTGATGAAGAGGCTTTCGGAAGTTTGCGGGTAATGCCTCCTTGTCTGGTGACGGGTGAAGCTGCCGGAATGGCTGCTGTGCATGCCATCAAACAGACAAAGAATGACGTCCATAAGATTGATACTGTTTTGTTGCGTAAAAGATTAAAAGAAGAGGGGCAATATTTTTTATAA
- a CDS encoding glycoside hydrolase family 105 protein: MYKKVLILLFLIPFQLMFAQKSMLKDFPAGTTPEEIGKRLAYRFLTEKHALHIGKWIGYPETFYWNGALRYAYLAKDKELLNRLQDKFEYLFTEEKALQPIMNHVDVNMFGSLPLELYLLTKDKKYWYLGLPYADSQWELPRKANQGEKEWAEKGYSWQTRLWIDDMYMITIVQTRAYKVTKDKKYIDRAAKEMVMYLDELQRPNGLFYHAPDVPYYWGRGNGWMAAGMTELLQCLPKNHKDRPRILEGYRKMMESLKQYQNPEGLWNQLIDQSDCWTETSGSAMFTFAFIKGVKNGWLNAEEYAPAARKAWIALVSYLNDNNQVREICVGTNKKNSKQYYYDRPRRTGDYHGQGPYLWCAAALMEK, encoded by the coding sequence ATGTATAAGAAAGTATTGATCTTATTGTTTTTGATTCCTTTTCAGTTGATGTTTGCTCAGAAGAGCATGTTGAAGGACTTTCCGGCAGGAACTACTCCGGAGGAAATTGGTAAACGGTTGGCCTATCGTTTCTTGACAGAGAAACATGCACTCCATATCGGCAAATGGATTGGCTATCCGGAGACTTTCTATTGGAACGGGGCTTTGCGATATGCTTATCTTGCAAAAGATAAGGAACTTCTCAATCGTTTGCAAGACAAGTTTGAATATCTGTTTACCGAAGAGAAAGCGCTGCAACCTATTATGAATCACGTTGATGTGAATATGTTCGGCAGCTTGCCTCTTGAATTGTATCTGCTGACAAAAGATAAGAAATATTGGTATTTAGGCTTGCCATACGCCGACTCGCAATGGGAACTCCCGCGAAAAGCGAATCAGGGAGAAAAGGAATGGGCTGAAAAAGGATATTCCTGGCAAACACGTTTGTGGATTGATGATATGTATATGATTACAATCGTGCAGACTCGTGCTTATAAAGTGACGAAGGATAAAAAATACATTGATCGTGCAGCTAAAGAGATGGTGATGTATCTGGACGAGTTGCAACGTCCGAACGGTCTTTTCTATCATGCACCCGATGTACCTTATTATTGGGGACGTGGAAATGGCTGGATGGCTGCCGGAATGACAGAATTGCTTCAGTGTTTGCCTAAGAACCATAAAGACCGTCCCCGTATCTTAGAGGGCTATCGGAAGATGATGGAAAGCTTGAAGCAATATCAGAACCCTGAAGGTTTGTGGAATCAGTTGATAGACCAGTCTGACTGTTGGACTGAAACGTCAGGTTCGGCTATGTTCACTTTTGCTTTTATCAAAGGAGTTAAGAATGGATGGTTGAATGCTGAAGAATATGCTCCTGCTGCTCGTAAGGCGTGGATAGCTTTAGTGTCATATCTTAATGATAACAATCAAGTAAGAGAAATTTGCGTGGGTACGAATAAGAAGAACAGTAAACAGTATTATTATGACCGTCCACGCCGCACAGGTGATTATCATGGACAGGGACCTTATCTGTGGTGTGCTGCCGCTCTAATGGAAAAATAA